Proteins encoded together in one Amblyomma americanum isolate KBUSLIRL-KWMA chromosome 1, ASM5285725v1, whole genome shotgun sequence window:
- the LOC144135392 gene encoding uncharacterized protein LOC144135392 encodes MCSAIVLSLLSPVQGIREVAVSLAQAALNSSHKGCSRPHLLFKEIDQHAAEVAADTEELLELIVTSSCGLKKQNTLLVLLNHPQVPVAMLNGVLQLVTHVDSKVTSCLQLGALYTLEARECNDSPTSFVSFHSEDFDHHWQPCWTASSWIKASGSTMSSTLVVDKNCWRVPELFSGAAT; translated from the exons ATGTGCAGTGCCATCGTGCTGTCACTACTGTCGCCAGTGCAAGGGATCCGAGAGGTGGCTGTCAGCCTGGCACAGGCGGCATTGAACTCGTCTCACAAGGGGTGCAGCAGGCCCCATCTTCTTTTCAAGGAGATCGACCAGCATGCTGCAGAAGTGGCCGCTGACACGGA GGAGCTGCTGGAGCTGATCGTCACGTCGAGTTGTGGCCTGAAGAAGCAGAACACACTCCTGGTGCTTTTGAACCACCCTCAGGTTCCTGTGGCGATGTTGAATGGCGTACTCCAACTGGTGACGCACGTTGACTCCAAG gttacttcatgtctccagcttggcgccttgtatactttggaagcacgggaatgcaacgactcgccaacaagtttcgtcagctttcacagtgaagactttgatcaccactggcaaccctgctggaccgcttcctcgtggatcaaggcatccggatcgactatgtcatcaacactcgtcgtcgataagaactgctggcgtgtcccggaactgttcagtggtgcggctacgtga
- the LOC144115507 gene encoding uncharacterized protein LOC144115507 has product MPEAAHHQAVQVGSLGLCSGSLRQRDPALFSGTDNRDAEDWLTSYERLSTYNNWDDTTKLNNVFFYLTGVANLWFRNHEADLSTWTAFKANLTEVFGGPAVRKLRAEHRFRERSRQSGETFTSYIEDVVNLCSRVNPQMSEEDKIKHILKIIEDDDFQMLLSRDLRTVAEVVSLCQSYDELRKQRLITRQHAAAVVESLAGLSAAPDRSQLLVHMKDFVREEVAGQLLLLPSPSVQSPFLAPDLPTAISEQLQPLQCPPRPFDCVGIYIYGPLPYTAAGNRWVIVAIDHLTRMQ; this is encoded by the exons ATGCCTGAAGCCgcccaccaccaagccgtgcaggttggctcactaggcctctgttccggctccctccggcagcgggacccggcactcttcagcggtactgacaatcgtgacgctgaagactggctcacatcatacgagcggttgagcacatataacaattgggacgataccaccaagttgaacaatgtcttcttttatttgactggcgttgccaacctgtggtttcgaaaccacgaagcagacctctccacgtggactgcttttaaggcgaacctcaccgaagtgttcggaggtcctgctgtgcgcaagctacgcGCCGAACACCGCTTTCGCGAGCGCTCTCGGCAGTCGGgtgagacgttcaccagctacattgaagacgtggtcAACCTATGCTCGCGTGTCAACCCCCAGATGTCCGAGgaggacaagatcaagcatattctgaaaaTCATCGAGGATGATgactttcagatgctgctgtcgcgagatctccgcaccgttgccgaagtcgtcagtctctgccagagctacgacgagctgcgcaagcagaggctcatcactcgccagcacgcagcagcggttgtcgagtcgcttgccggcctgtcggctgcaccTGACCGCTCGCAACTGTTGGTGCACATGAAAGATTTTGTGCGTGAGGAAGTTGCAGGTCAGCTGTTGCTTCTGCCATCCCCCTCCGTGCAATCTCCATTCCTGGCGCCCGACCTTCCcactgccatcagcgaacaa TTGCAGCCACTGCAGTGTCCTCCTCGCCCCTTCGACTGTGTTGGCATCTATATATACGGCCCTCTGCCATACACCGCTGCgggcaaccgctgggtcattgttgccattgaccacctgacccgTATGCAGTAA